A window of Magnolia sinica isolate HGM2019 chromosome 13, MsV1, whole genome shotgun sequence genomic DNA:
GTGCCAACTCCAGTGGATCTGAATGATCTAACTTAGTAACTGCGGCTTTTGACAAGTTCTCTTTAGAAAAGGTGCCACCTCTTATGTTGGGGCTCTTCAAAAATGTGATATCTGTCATCATCGGTGCTTTTAAAGATCCAACTCAATGACCCTTTTTAGATAGTGCTCTAGCAGTTCTTGCTCATTCAGCTCGCCTGGCACATGTGGATGTTCAGCCTCTTTACACTTCCTTATCACAATTTTATGACTCCAAGAATAAATTAAAAGCAGTGCGGAGTATGGTCATTGCTCCCAAAATTCTACATCTTCAGAAGGAATTGGTGCTTCTTAAGGAGAAACTCTCTCAGGCGGATGATGTTTTTGCTAACTATAATATTGTTAATCAGTCTCTCCATGAGAAATTGAATGTTTCCGACAGAAATAAGGCAAACATTAGTGATCAGATTGCTTTTCTTGAGAAGGAGATTCTATTACTCAAGAGTCAGTGAGAAGCAGAAGATGCAACTATCTGTCAGATCAAAGCGGAGCTTGAAACAAATAATCAATTAATTGGTACCATACAAACTGAACGGAACTGATCGGTGCCCCTGACCAGGCCAGCATGATCCTTGCAGCCGAGCGCACAACTGCTGCAATACAGTCCTAGTTGAAAGAAGAGTTACAACATTACTTGGAGATATTGAACATTACTAAAGATCTGTAGATGTTTCATGTAAATATTCTTTTTGTATCATGATATATAAACAACTTGCAAAATTTCTTAGAGATGTTTCAAGCTATTTTGCTCTTTCATCAATTTCTACATCATGAATCATTTTGGGCATGTTCACCTATGCAATAGCTCAACATGACATCTCATTTAAGAACTATTAACAAAATCACCACATATTATGATTGTCAATATGGGATTCCcttatgtgatttatattttaaTAGGCGATactagatttcaatttagttaaatagccacacacagtttaagctctcgagtagttggagcaatcacggCTGTGAGTGGGATTTACGCATAGGGATGGCcacaataactctctagagtttgtAGGGCTTTACCAGGCTACCTTAGGTACCAAATTCAAGGTCAttggtccatcaatgagtaggtttatgcCCTTCCTCATAATTTAATAACGAAATCAAACCGAGGATCTAGGTTTTCTTTATCTGTGAGTTCGGACCCATTCctaggagggtattttcatcctcgtccATGATGCTGTTGGAGAGCTCACAAACGGCATTGGTCACACTCGTAACTGGCCGTTTTACAACTTTTTAGcattttagggcttttagtcgctggctctATTCGCTGCCCGCATGCGCATGCacatgatggccttcacgggctttttagggccactggcttctcattgcTGCCCGAATGACGAAAGCGATAGGTCTCATGCATAGTTGGTCGTGTAAGGCTTGACTATGGTGCCTTAAGAAGTAAGCTACCATCGTtgtcatcaactttatatgtAGTTGGCTGTATATTTTGTTCCACTACCAAAATtgatgaatcaataattgatatttcaccaTCACTGACAATGTTCTAAGAACATTCATGTTATATTTTAAATAATGTATCAGTTTGGTGATGATAGCAGTTTTGATAAAAATGAGCGATTGATAATGACAGCGATAGTTGCTTATTCTAGCGACGATGATCATTGATGTTTGGTGAATTTGACAATAATCGTCGATGTCGGTGGCCATCATCAATGCTTCTGATACATTTAAGCAGCTTTTACTTGAGAACTTGcgccttttattcattcacacGAGGGATAGTACATGACTTTATCTTTCGCAGCTCTTTTGCTCATGAAAATAGAATATAAGGCTGTGCCTTTAAAGGCTATTTCATCATTTTATCCTTTTATCTGTGATTGCTCCCTTTAGATATAGAAGGATTATCTTGataatcttctaaatcaaaatttctctTACTGTCAGGAGTAATATTTCTTGAGGAAGCGAGCATTGATCGGTATACTGATCCCTCGTCCATCTTAATCTATTATTCTGTACGCTCCATTAGAGTAAACTTCAGTTATCACATACGGTCCGTCCCACTTAGGGTCAAACTTGTCCAATGTTCGCCGAGTGACTACTATCGGCCTTGTCAACATCAAACCAAATCTCCTTTCCTAAAAGATCGATGTTTAACCTTTTTATCGAAGGCAGCAGAAACTCGAGCTCGATTTAATTATAAGCGTTGTTGGGCTGCCAGCCTTTtttcatcaagcaaatccaattctTTTAGCCGTATCTTTGCGTTTTCATCATttgtaattgactgatgcacCGCCAGCCTTAGTGAAGTGACCTATATCTCGATCAGCACGACAGCTTCCACACCATAAACTAACAAATACGGAGTAGCCTGTGTTGGTGTACGATGCGTTattctataagcccataaagcttcCAACAGTTTTTCATCTCAGTCACGCTTATTCCTGATCGctgttttcttcagtattttTACAATCGTCTTAGTGAATGCTTCAGCCAACCCATTGGCTGGTGAATAATAGGGTGTTGAGAATGATTGGTGAATCTTGAATTTCTGACATAACTTCTCCATCCCCTTATTTTTTAAAGGAGTGTCGTTATTTATAATGATTCTCTTTGGGataccatggcgatatattatcgcatgccGAATGAAACTAacaacatctttctctttaaTGCTTCGTAGTGCAACTGCTTCTGTCCATTTGGAAAAGTAGTCCGTTGCTTCTAATATATATTGTTTCCCTCTAAAGGATGATGGATTTATGAGGCCAATGACATCACGTCCCCACGCGGGAAAAGGCCAAGAAGTAGTTGACTAATGAAGATCTTCAGGAGGGACATGTATGATGTCTccgtggatttgacactcatgGCACCATTTCGCATAATCTATTGTGTCTTTAAACATTGTCAGCCAGTAATGTCTCATTCGATGCACTCGGTGGAACAAATTCTTCCCGACTTGATGTGCCCCGCATTCCCCAAAATGTGCCTCTTATAACACTTGACGTGCCTCTTCTTTGTTTAGACATCGCAATAACATTTCATTATAAgatattttgtataattcttcATTACAAAAAATGAATCTTTTTACTTTCTTCTTAATCTGCGATTTTACTTCTGGATCATCTGGCAAGATATCGTACTGGAGATTATGAAAGGCTGACACCAATCATCTATTGTCACTTATAAGCATGCTACGGGTATGGCTTCCATTATTTCATCAACTATCTCTGCCGAAAGCAGGAATCTACTTTCTTCGATTGTTACTTGCAAGGTGTAAAGGCCGTATCATAGTCTGTATAGTTCTGTATTCGCATTCTCATATCATGGTATATGCTTAACTTCAACGTTCAAAAATTTCTCCAATAAGTGTTGCGCTTTTCGACAGTACGGCAGAAGTTCCGGTTTCCTTATCTCAAATTCTGTCGTCACCTGATTTATGACCAGCTTAAAATCTCCGTAAATCTGCAGGTGTTTTATTCCCAGTTCACTGGCTATCTCCATCCTGATGATGAGGGCGTTATATTTAGCTTCGTTATTCGTACACGTCGTACCTAACGTGAAAGAATAAGGTAACAAATCGCCCTGTGGGGTAATGAATATTACTCCGGCACCTGCCCCCATTGCCCGAGCCGCCCCATCAAAGAACATTTGCCACGCTTTAGGCAGTTTTGTCATCATGACTTGGTCATTTGGAAAGTTATCAAGAATAGCTTCGCAATCTGTCACAGGATGAGCTGCTAAAAAATCTgtcactgcttgtccttttaccgCTTTCGCCGGTTCATACGTAATCGCATACTCTGACAACAGTAACATCCACTTTGCCAACCTTTCTGACAACATCGGCCTTATCATCAAAAACTTAATGGGATCTGCTCGAGATATCAGAGTTATGTTATGGGACaaacaataatgtcttaatttttgaactgcaaaCACCAATGTCAGGCATATCTTTTCGATAGGTGTATAGTTGCATTCCGCACTGATCAATGTTCGACTTAAATAATAAAGTGCcgcttcttttccattttcatTCACTTGAGCCAGCGGGGCTCCTAGTGAATTCTCAGCTGCTGATATATACAAAATAAGGGGTCTTCCTTTCACAGGGCTGTTAATACTGGAggctgtttcaacaattcttttatcGAATCGAAGGCATTTTGGCAAGATTTGTCCCATAtgaattttgttcctttcttTAACAAATGAGAAAATGGTTGGCATCTTCCTACTAGGTTGAGATAAAGCGGCGGATATATGCTAACTTTCTCTTCAAGCTTTTTAGCTCTTTCAGCATTCTGGGAGGAGGCATACCCTGAATAGCTCTAACTTTCTCTGGATCTATTTCGATACCCCTGTCTCTCACCAcgaaaccaaggaattttcccGATGATACTCCAAACTCACATTTAGTCGGGTTCATCTTCAACTGTTTCTTTTTTATTCGGCGGAAGACCGATGTCAAATGTTCATGATGCTCTTCATGATGACTTGACCTGACCACCAAGTCGTCCACATAACctcaacatgcttatgcatcatgtcttgaaatatgtTCTGCATCGCCCTCTGATACGTTGCTCCTGCATTATTGAGTCCGAACGGCATGACCTTATAACAATATATCCCCAATGGAGTTCTAAAAGCCGTCGCCGCCTCATCATTAGGTGCCATTCTTATTTGATTGTAGCTAGTGtagccatccataaaggacatgacaTCATTGCGTAGTACTGTCAATTAATATTTCTGTTATCGGCAGCGAAAAATCATCTTTTGAACATGCTTCATTCAaatctctgaagtcaacacaaaccctgatctgcccattcttcttctttactaagactatatttgatatccaccTGGGATATTTAACTTCTATAATGAATTCAATCTTTATCAGCttgcttatttcttcttctatcttgggAACCAAGTCTAGGTGAAACTGCCTCTCTATTTGCTTAATGGGTCTTTTGACTTTAGAGATATTCAGCCGATGTATTGCTATTATCGACTCTAGACCTGGCATTTCTGTATATGTCCAAgcaaagacatctttattttccttCAAGAGACCAACATATTGATCAGCTTCTTTTTCTGATAGACTGGCACTTATGAAAGTATTCTGTGGTTCTTCCTCTATTCATAAATTTATCATTTTTAAGTTGTCAATCGTCGGCTGCCCCCCATCCTCCATTTGCTTTGGGACTGTCTCGGGCTTGCTGATCATATCAAGGTCCGTTTCTTCTATCTGGTCAGTTGCCACCATATCGACCGAAGATTCTACCCCAAGAC
This region includes:
- the LOC131224233 gene encoding uncharacterized protein LOC131224233, translated to MLSERLAKWMLLLSEYAITYEPAKAVKGQAVTDFLAAHPVTDCEAILDNFPNDQVMMTKLPKAWQMFFDGAARAMGAGAGVIFITPQGDLLPYSFTLGTTCTNNEAKYNALIIRMEIASELGIKHLQIYGDFKLVINQVTTEFEIRKPELLPYCRKAQHLLEKFLNVEVKHIP